From Halodesulfovibrio aestuarii DSM 17919 = ATCC 29578, the proteins below share one genomic window:
- a CDS encoding dissimilatory sulfite reductase D family protein, with amino-acid sequence MEESTKIIVDFIESKSKSKSKFYFNDFLPLFPEMKPREVKKILSALVKSEVMEYWSSGSTTMYGLKGAGKQAAAEHED; translated from the coding sequence ATGGAAGAATCAACTAAAATTATCGTTGACTTCATTGAGTCCAAATCTAAGAGCAAATCTAAATTTTACTTCAACGACTTCCTTCCTCTTTTCCCAGAGATGAAACCACGTGAAGTTAAAAAAATCTTGTCAGCTCTCGTTAAATCCGAAGTAATGGAATACTGGTCTTCCGGTTCCACTACTATGTACGGTCTTAAAGGCGCAGGCAAACAGGCTGCAGCTGAACACGAAGATTAA
- a CDS encoding HIT family protein: MSTHDCIFCKIVNGEIPCVEIYSDDKVLAFLDIGPVNRGHTLIIPKQHYANIFDIPAEIAPAIISTQQTVGKAILATTGATGLNIFMNNHPDAGQLVFHAHWHLIPRFSDDGLKHWPQAAYDSIEEAQHLATSIRQHI; this comes from the coding sequence ATGAGTACTCACGATTGTATTTTTTGCAAGATCGTTAATGGCGAAATTCCGTGTGTAGAAATCTACTCAGACGACAAAGTACTGGCTTTTCTAGACATTGGTCCGGTAAATAGAGGCCACACGCTTATTATTCCTAAACAGCACTATGCGAATATCTTTGATATTCCTGCTGAAATTGCCCCTGCCATCATCAGCACACAACAGACTGTTGGCAAAGCTATACTTGCCACTACAGGGGCAACAGGGTTGAATATATTCATGAACAACCATCCAGATGCCGGTCAGCTTGTTTTCCATGCTCACTGGCACCTGATTCCCCGCTTCAGTGATGATGGGCTGAAGCATTGGCCACAGGCAGCATACGACTCTATTGAAGAGGCACAGCATTTAGCCACCAGCATTCGGCAGCACATATAA
- a CDS encoding triose-phosphate isomerase: MTLFHLNRATSKLKLENLEKGEYYRDLFPYKQISRIAFDDVFVAPRPAEPMFITDTTFRDGQQARPPYTVKQIETIFDMLHRLGGRSGLIRASEFFMYSDKDKRAIDACRSRGYKYPEITGWIRAHKDDLKIAKSMEFKEVGMLTSVSDYHIYLKLGLDREQAMRNYLEVIEQALAWGISPRCHFEDITRSDIYGFCLPFAEKLMELSRQSGLPVKIRMCDTMGYGVPYSGATLPRSVPRIVRAFTDEVGVPSEWLEWHGHNDFHKTLVNAVTAWLYGCGGANGTLLGFGERTGNSPIEALIIEYISLTGHDESADTRVISEICEYFENELEYKVADNYPFVGRDFNATSAGIHVDGLAKNEEIYNVFDTSRLLNRPVPIIITDKSGRAGVAYWINQTLKLTGDNEVSKRHPSVGKVYDRIMEAYENGRSTSVSNKEMERLVRRYMPEMFRTDFDNLKEVAHNLAATLISKLSVDCNVILAKENYGCLTDFVQDYPFIQYLYLTDKDGGLIASEITDMRFKEKYEVLDIGYDFSSREWFQKPIQTGKLHITNLYTSHFTGQLILTVSAPVTDGHDNITGVVGADIMLEQLLQRECELEEGKKPEVLC; the protein is encoded by the coding sequence GTGACCTTGTTTCATCTAAATCGCGCGACATCGAAGCTTAAACTTGAGAACCTTGAAAAAGGTGAATATTATCGCGATCTGTTTCCTTATAAGCAGATTAGCCGTATCGCGTTTGATGATGTTTTTGTGGCACCGCGCCCGGCGGAGCCAATGTTCATCACCGATACAACATTTCGGGATGGTCAGCAGGCAAGACCTCCGTACACGGTAAAGCAGATTGAAACTATTTTTGATATGCTGCATAGGCTTGGTGGCAGAAGCGGATTGATCCGTGCCTCTGAGTTCTTTATGTACTCTGATAAAGACAAGCGTGCCATTGATGCCTGTCGCTCCAGAGGCTACAAATACCCGGAAATTACCGGATGGATTCGTGCCCATAAGGATGATCTGAAAATAGCTAAGAGTATGGAATTTAAAGAAGTAGGGATGCTTACTTCAGTTTCTGATTACCATATCTACTTAAAGCTTGGGCTTGATCGTGAACAGGCAATGCGTAACTACCTTGAGGTTATTGAACAAGCATTGGCTTGGGGCATTTCTCCTCGTTGTCATTTTGAGGACATTACCCGCTCTGATATTTATGGATTCTGTTTGCCGTTCGCAGAAAAGCTGATGGAGCTTTCCCGCCAGAGTGGACTGCCGGTTAAAATTCGAATGTGTGATACAATGGGCTACGGTGTCCCGTACTCTGGAGCAACGCTCCCGCGTTCTGTTCCTCGTATTGTACGCGCGTTTACAGATGAAGTCGGTGTGCCGAGTGAATGGTTGGAATGGCACGGACATAACGATTTTCATAAGACGTTAGTTAACGCAGTAACAGCATGGCTGTATGGCTGTGGTGGCGCTAACGGAACGTTGCTCGGGTTTGGTGAACGTACCGGTAACTCGCCTATTGAGGCGCTTATTATTGAATACATATCTCTTACCGGTCACGATGAATCCGCTGATACCCGTGTAATTAGCGAAATCTGTGAATATTTCGAAAACGAGCTTGAGTACAAAGTTGCAGATAACTATCCGTTTGTCGGGCGTGATTTTAACGCTACGAGTGCAGGTATCCACGTGGATGGCCTTGCTAAAAACGAAGAGATTTACAACGTCTTTGATACCAGCCGTCTTCTTAACCGTCCTGTACCGATTATCATCACAGATAAATCCGGTAGAGCCGGTGTAGCCTACTGGATTAACCAGACACTTAAACTTACAGGTGACAATGAAGTTTCAAAACGTCACCCATCCGTAGGTAAAGTGTACGATAGGATTATGGAAGCGTATGAAAATGGCCGATCCACTTCTGTTTCTAACAAAGAAATGGAACGCCTTGTGCGCCGCTATATGCCGGAAATGTTCCGCACGGACTTCGATAACCTTAAAGAGGTTGCACATAATCTTGCGGCTACACTTATTTCCAAATTGTCAGTGGATTGTAACGTTATTCTTGCAAAAGAAAACTATGGTTGCCTGACAGACTTTGTACAGGACTATCCGTTTATTCAGTATCTGTATCTGACGGACAAAGACGGTGGTCTGATTGCTTCGGAAATTACTGATATGCGGTTTAAAGAAAAGTATGAAGTGCTTGATATCGGGTATGACTTCTCATCCAGAGAGTGGTTCCAGAAGCCGATTCAGACAGGCAAACTGCATATTACCAACTTGTACACATCGCATTTTACAGGGCAGCTTATTTTGACGGTTTCAGCCCCTGTTACAGATGGTCACGATAATATTACAGGTGTGGTCGGTGCAGATATTATGCTTGAGCAACTTTTACAGCGCGAATGCGAGCTGGAAGAAGGAAAAAAGCCCGAAGTACTTTGTTAG
- a CDS encoding outer membrane homotrimeric porin, translating to MKRIIILMLACAMVFSAVASSSATEFKVSGTLDMAFEFLDNPDPISADNGDYFQALQRLRTKIDIIANESLKGVYYLEVGSIYWGQGGGSSAGPLTGRTGPGSGGALGTDGVNVETKRMYIDYQMPNTALSIRMGLQGLALPSLANNNPVLDDDVAAVVANYAFTDQYNVVAAWARAADTRNLGNTSNDKYDVFALIAGLNFEPVTIVPYAAYATIGRNADIHSTDGTNLLGTKDRDVWYVGLSAKSNYWENLNLAMDFMWGRSDDAGISAANAAANPEVASIREQSGFYVLLHGDYKMESFTPTLDLWYSSGDEDGLNSDGNLLPEISAGGLALTNLGTDGGFYDTTDNAFTTSGIGTMGVVLGITEVSFIENVTHDFKVAWMQGTSDYSSTGAVDQFPTDEDRAWEFNIDTNWQMYENLAAILELGYLNPDYESVSDEEAVWKAALGFQYSY from the coding sequence ATGAAACGCATTATTATCCTGATGCTTGCTTGTGCTATGGTATTTAGCGCCGTAGCTTCAAGTTCAGCTACCGAATTTAAAGTTTCCGGTACACTCGACATGGCCTTCGAGTTTTTGGACAATCCTGATCCAATAAGTGCTGACAATGGTGACTACTTCCAAGCTCTCCAGCGTCTGCGTACCAAAATTGACATCATTGCTAACGAATCTCTGAAAGGTGTTTACTACCTTGAAGTCGGCAGCATTTACTGGGGCCAAGGCGGCGGAAGCAGCGCTGGACCACTCACTGGACGTACAGGCCCGGGCAGCGGCGGCGCACTTGGTACCGACGGCGTTAACGTTGAAACTAAACGCATGTACATCGACTACCAGATGCCTAACACTGCTCTTTCTATCCGCATGGGTCTCCAAGGCCTCGCACTTCCATCTCTTGCTAACAACAACCCTGTTCTCGACGATGACGTAGCAGCTGTAGTTGCTAACTACGCTTTCACAGATCAGTATAACGTTGTAGCAGCTTGGGCTCGTGCTGCTGATACTAGAAACTTAGGTAACACAAGCAACGACAAATACGATGTATTTGCTCTTATCGCAGGTTTAAACTTCGAACCTGTAACTATCGTTCCTTACGCTGCCTATGCAACTATAGGCCGCAATGCTGACATCCATTCCACAGACGGAACTAACCTTCTTGGCACAAAAGATCGCGACGTTTGGTATGTTGGTCTTTCCGCTAAGTCTAACTACTGGGAAAATCTGAACCTTGCTATGGACTTCATGTGGGGCAGATCTGACGACGCCGGTATTTCCGCTGCTAACGCAGCTGCAAACCCAGAAGTAGCTTCTATCAGAGAACAGAGCGGTTTCTATGTACTCCTCCATGGTGATTACAAAATGGAATCCTTCACTCCTACTCTTGACCTCTGGTACTCTTCCGGTGATGAAGACGGCCTGAACAGTGACGGCAACTTACTGCCTGAAATCTCTGCTGGCGGCCTCGCTCTTACCAACCTTGGTACTGACGGCGGCTTCTACGACACCACAGATAACGCATTCACAACTTCCGGTATCGGCACCATGGGTGTTGTTCTCGGCATCACTGAAGTTTCCTTTATTGAAAACGTAACTCATGACTTTAAAGTTGCATGGATGCAGGGCACCTCTGATTACTCCAGCACTGGTGCAGTTGATCAGTTCCCAACTGACGAAGACCGTGCTTGGGAATTCAACATCGATACTAACTGGCAGATGTACGAAAACCTCGCAGCTATCTTAGAACTTGGTTACTTAAACCCAGACTATGAGTCTGTTTCAGACGAAGAAGCTGTTTGGAAAGCCGCTCTCGGCTTCCAGTACTCTTACTAG
- the dsrA gene encoding dissimilatory-type sulfite reductase subunit alpha, which yields MAKHATPMLDQLETGPWPSFVSDIKQEAAMRAANPKGLDYQIPVDCPDDLLGVLELSYNDGETHWKHGGIVGVFGYGGGVIGRYCDQPEMFPGVAHFHTVRLNQPAGKYYTTDFLRQLCDIWDLRGSGLTNMHGATGDIVLLGTTTPQLEEIFWEVTHNMDNDLGGSGSNLRTPAACLGESRCEYACYDTQAASYNLTMEYQDELHRPAFPYKFKFKFDGCPNGCVAAMARSDFSVVGTWKDSIKIDQEAVAAYVAGEFKPNAGAHSGKDWGAFDIEAEVINRCPSAAMKWEGGKLAIDRSECVRCMHCINTMPRALHIGDERGASILCGAKAPILDGAQMSSLVVPFVEAKGDFDEIKEVVENIWDWWMEEGKNRERLGETMRRLSLQKLLEVVGQEPSAHNVQEPRHNPYIFFKEEEVPGGWDRDINEYRKRHQR from the coding sequence ATGGCGAAACACGCAACTCCTATGTTGGATCAGCTCGAAACCGGCCCTTGGCCAAGTTTCGTATCCGACATTAAGCAGGAAGCAGCAATGCGTGCTGCTAACCCTAAAGGCCTTGATTACCAGATCCCTGTAGATTGTCCTGACGATCTCCTCGGTGTTCTGGAACTTTCTTACAACGACGGTGAAACTCACTGGAAACACGGCGGCATCGTAGGCGTATTCGGTTACGGCGGCGGTGTTATCGGTCGTTACTGTGACCAGCCAGAGATGTTCCCTGGCGTAGCACATTTCCACACTGTACGTTTGAACCAGCCTGCTGGTAAATACTACACCACCGATTTCCTCCGTCAGCTTTGCGACATCTGGGATCTCCGTGGTTCTGGTCTTACCAACATGCACGGCGCAACTGGTGACATCGTACTTCTCGGTACTACCACCCCTCAGCTTGAAGAAATCTTCTGGGAAGTTACTCATAACATGGATAACGACCTTGGTGGTTCCGGTTCTAACCTGCGTACTCCTGCTGCTTGTCTCGGCGAGTCCCGTTGTGAATACGCTTGTTACGATACCCAGGCTGCTTCTTACAACTTGACCATGGAATACCAGGACGAACTTCACCGTCCAGCATTCCCATACAAGTTTAAATTCAAGTTCGACGGCTGTCCTAACGGTTGCGTAGCTGCTATGGCTCGTTCCGACTTCTCAGTTGTTGGTACTTGGAAAGACAGCATCAAAATCGATCAGGAAGCTGTAGCTGCTTACGTTGCTGGCGAATTCAAGCCAAACGCAGGCGCACACTCCGGTAAAGATTGGGGTGCATTCGACATCGAAGCTGAAGTTATCAACCGTTGTCCTTCCGCTGCTATGAAGTGGGAAGGTGGCAAACTCGCTATCGATCGTTCTGAATGTGTTCGTTGTATGCATTGCATCAACACCATGCCTCGTGCTCTCCATATCGGTGATGAGCGTGGCGCATCCATCCTTTGTGGTGCAAAAGCACCTATTCTCGATGGCGCACAGATGTCCTCACTCGTAGTTCCATTTGTTGAAGCTAAAGGCGACTTTGATGAAATCAAAGAAGTTGTAGAAAACATTTGGGATTGGTGGATGGAAGAAGGCAAAAACCGCGAACGTCTCGGTGAGACTATGCGTCGTCTTTCCCTCCAGAAACTCCTCGAAGTTGTAGGTCAGGAACCATCTGCTCACAACGTTCAGGAACCTCGTCACAACCCATACATCTTCTTCAAAGAAGAAGAAGTACCTGGTGGTTGGGACCGCGACATCAACGAATACCGTAAGCGCCACCAGCGCTAA
- a CDS encoding radical SAM protein, with protein sequence MSEMIFSHPEPARSKTRILPIFMPFAGCRTRCVYCSQTIQTGTAEAQLKNIYNFLQQILENAEDDAAFEVAFYGGTFTALPFEWQKRLVSLAAHFKESGKVSGVRCSTRPDAVDREQLLLLKDLGLRTVELGVQSYNNTVLANSKRGYTEDVIVSACNTVIKCSLDLGVQLLPGLPGMDSKIFQDDIRKTCSIAPAVVRLYPCLVFEDTVLARWFARGEYAPWALDETVGALGVGLLDLWRHGIRVIRIGVAQEDGLTDSLVAGPFHPAMGNMVRSEALRCLIVEKMQMLNKPFSRLFFPKRYQGELWGYKGAHKAFWKSQGLTPENALGWNLPVFQMD encoded by the coding sequence ATGTCAGAAATGATTTTCTCTCACCCAGAACCTGCGAGAAGCAAGACTAGAATCCTGCCAATTTTTATGCCTTTTGCCGGATGCAGAACCCGATGTGTATATTGTTCTCAGACGATTCAAACTGGGACAGCTGAAGCGCAATTGAAAAATATTTACAATTTTTTGCAACAAATTCTCGAGAATGCAGAAGATGATGCCGCATTTGAGGTCGCATTTTATGGTGGAACGTTTACCGCACTCCCCTTCGAATGGCAGAAGCGGCTTGTTTCGCTTGCCGCACATTTCAAAGAGTCTGGAAAAGTTTCAGGCGTGCGCTGCTCTACCCGTCCAGATGCGGTAGACCGGGAGCAACTATTGCTCCTGAAGGATCTAGGGCTGAGGACTGTCGAACTGGGCGTTCAAAGCTATAATAACACAGTGTTAGCTAATAGCAAGCGTGGATATACTGAAGATGTGATTGTAAGTGCTTGCAATACTGTTATAAAGTGTTCACTTGATCTGGGCGTTCAATTGCTTCCGGGACTTCCCGGAATGGATAGCAAGATATTTCAAGATGATATTCGAAAAACGTGTTCCATCGCTCCGGCAGTTGTTCGTCTCTATCCGTGTCTGGTTTTTGAGGATACCGTTTTGGCTCGCTGGTTCGCTCGAGGAGAGTATGCACCATGGGCTTTAGACGAGACTGTGGGAGCTCTTGGTGTGGGCCTGCTTGATCTCTGGCGGCATGGTATTCGTGTCATTCGAATAGGAGTGGCTCAGGAGGATGGATTAACCGATAGCCTTGTTGCAGGGCCGTTCCATCCCGCAATGGGAAATATGGTTCGTAGCGAAGCTCTGAGATGTTTGATTGTTGAAAAGATGCAAATGTTAAATAAGCCTTTTTCAAGATTGTTTTTTCCCAAACGCTACCAAGGAGAACTTTGGGGCTACAAAGGGGCTCATAAAGCCTTTTGGAAGTCGCAAGGGTTGACTCCTGAGAATGCATTAGGCTGGAACCTGCCTGTTTTTCAAATGGATTGA
- the map gene encoding type I methionyl aminopeptidase gives MNTKIGRNDSCPCGSGKKYKKCCMGTEKAESLTLPETMLNRYKVRLKTPEQVEGIRRCGKLVMQTFEVVRDLIRPGVQTEDINRAVHEFTIKNGARPAPLNYHGFPKSVCVSPNEVICHGIPGNDVLKDGDIVNVDITSILNGYYADCNQTFFVGTPSADARKVVDVARECLRLGLEQVKPGKIVNDISGAIQTYAEGQNCSVVREYMGHGVGLDFHESPEIPHFRSRWGNVPLVPGMTFTIEPMVNLGKKDVRLLDDGWTAVTRDGSLSAQFEQTLVVTENGFESLTPFEL, from the coding sequence ATGAATACTAAAATAGGACGTAACGACTCCTGCCCGTGTGGCAGTGGAAAAAAATATAAGAAATGCTGCATGGGTACAGAAAAAGCAGAGAGTCTGACTTTGCCTGAAACCATGCTTAATCGCTACAAGGTCCGGCTCAAGACGCCGGAACAGGTTGAAGGTATCCGTCGTTGCGGCAAGCTGGTTATGCAAACTTTCGAGGTCGTCAGGGATCTGATTCGTCCCGGTGTACAGACTGAAGATATTAACAGGGCGGTGCATGAATTTACTATTAAGAATGGCGCACGCCCTGCCCCGTTGAACTATCATGGGTTCCCAAAAAGTGTTTGTGTCTCGCCAAACGAAGTTATCTGCCACGGAATCCCTGGAAATGATGTCCTTAAGGATGGCGATATCGTCAACGTAGATATCACCTCAATCCTTAACGGCTATTATGCTGATTGCAACCAGACATTCTTTGTTGGGACGCCATCTGCGGATGCTCGCAAAGTCGTTGACGTGGCTCGTGAGTGTCTGCGTCTCGGACTCGAACAGGTCAAGCCTGGCAAAATTGTCAATGACATATCTGGTGCTATTCAGACCTATGCCGAAGGACAGAATTGCTCTGTTGTCCGTGAGTACATGGGGCACGGTGTTGGGTTAGACTTTCACGAATCTCCTGAAATTCCTCATTTTCGCTCTCGATGGGGCAACGTCCCTCTTGTGCCGGGTATGACTTTTACTATTGAGCCGATGGTTAACCTCGGCAAAAAGGACGTCCGTTTGCTTGATGATGGCTGGACTGCCGTTACAAGAGATGGTTCCCTTTCTGCCCAGTTTGAGCAGACTCTCGTAGTCACCGAGAACGGTTTTGAGAGTCTGACACCGTTCGAGTTGTAA
- a CDS encoding integration host factor subunit alpha, giving the protein MEGKTLTKADIVDSIYEKTDRNRAEVKNLVESLLDIMKSAIKKDHALLISGFGKLEAYDKKARKGRNPQTDETITLPPRKVVVFRLSRKFRAELNG; this is encoded by the coding sequence ATGGAAGGGAAAACCCTTACAAAAGCTGACATTGTAGATTCTATCTACGAAAAGACTGACAGGAACCGCGCAGAAGTTAAAAACCTCGTAGAATCCCTGTTGGATATCATGAAGAGTGCAATCAAAAAAGATCACGCACTTCTCATCAGCGGATTCGGTAAACTTGAAGCTTACGACAAAAAAGCTCGTAAGGGCCGCAACCCGCAGACAGACGAAACTATTACCCTGCCTCCGCGTAAGGTTGTAGTATTCCGCCTGTCCCGCAAATTCCGCGCTGAACTGAACGGTTAG
- a CDS encoding septal ring lytic transglycosylase RlpA family protein translates to MRVFIFSLCIACLISLVGCGKKHIASPHRQSATTSTKAKSAGSYAVWGKRYNTLASSENFVQFGKASWYGKKFHGKKTANGERYDMYGMTAAHKNLPFGTLVRVTNIENNRSVVVRVNDRGPFVEGRIIDLTHSAAQKLGMLGPGVVSVKLEAIGGPNHSTVASAPNKTGGTYYVQVGSFGDKFNAQTLRKKIVQEGRSCRLYQDISSSIWKVHVGPYLTYTAAERAKHALGNEFSGAFIFAGK, encoded by the coding sequence TTGCGAGTCTTTATTTTTTCGCTTTGTATTGCATGTCTCATATCGCTTGTCGGGTGTGGAAAGAAGCACATAGCTTCTCCGCACAGACAGTCAGCGACTACCTCTACCAAAGCTAAATCTGCCGGTTCATATGCTGTATGGGGAAAACGCTACAATACGTTGGCCTCATCTGAAAATTTTGTGCAGTTCGGCAAAGCGTCCTGGTACGGTAAAAAATTTCACGGTAAAAAAACCGCTAATGGTGAGCGCTACGATATGTACGGCATGACTGCTGCGCATAAAAATTTGCCTTTTGGTACTCTCGTACGTGTAACAAACATAGAGAACAACCGTTCTGTTGTTGTTCGTGTTAACGATAGAGGGCCTTTTGTTGAAGGGCGTATTATTGATTTAACACACTCGGCGGCACAGAAACTTGGTATGCTTGGCCCCGGCGTTGTTTCGGTTAAGCTGGAAGCTATCGGCGGGCCTAATCATAGTACTGTGGCCTCTGCTCCCAATAAAACCGGTGGAACATATTATGTTCAGGTTGGTTCTTTCGGGGATAAATTTAATGCCCAGACGCTCCGGAAAAAAATAGTTCAAGAGGGACGTTCCTGTCGGTTGTATCAGGATATAAGTTCCAGTATCTGGAAGGTGCACGTTGGCCCTTATTTAACCTATACAGCCGCTGAGCGTGCAAAGCATGCTCTTGGTAATGAGTTTTCCGGTGCTTTTATTTTTGCTGGAAAGTAG
- the dsrB gene encoding dissimilatory-type sulfite reductase subunit beta, protein MAFISSGYNPAKPMEGRITDIGPREFTEFLPPVIKANKGKWAYHEILEPGVLVHVGESGDKVFTVRVGAARLMSVTHIREICEIADKHCDGYLRFTTRNNVEFMTDSEDKVAALKADLAARKFDGGSSKFPVGGTGAGVSNIVHTQGWVHCHTPATDASGPVKAVMDTVFSDFQNHRLPAPVRISLACCLNMCGAVHCSDIGIVGIHRKPPMIDHEWTDQLCEIPLAVASCPTAAVRPSKVELEGKKINTIAIKNERCMYCGNCYTMCPALPISDGEGDGVVIMVGGKVSNRISQPKFSKVVVAYIPNETPRWPTLTEKIKHIIDIYADHAMKYERLGDWIERIGWEKFFELTGLEFTQHLIDDFRDHAYYTWRQTTQFKF, encoded by the coding sequence ATGGCATTCATCTCTTCTGGTTACAATCCAGCTAAACCAATGGAAGGCCGTATCACTGATATTGGCCCTCGTGAATTTACCGAATTCCTTCCTCCAGTAATCAAGGCTAACAAAGGTAAGTGGGCATACCACGAAATCCTCGAGCCTGGCGTACTGGTACACGTTGGTGAATCCGGTGATAAAGTATTTACCGTACGCGTAGGTGCTGCACGTCTTATGTCTGTTACTCACATTCGCGAAATCTGCGAAATTGCTGACAAACATTGTGACGGCTACCTTCGTTTCACAACCCGTAACAACGTTGAATTTATGACTGACAGCGAAGATAAAGTAGCTGCTCTTAAAGCAGACCTCGCTGCTCGTAAATTCGACGGTGGCTCTTCCAAATTCCCTGTAGGTGGTACCGGTGCTGGTGTTTCCAACATCGTTCACACTCAGGGTTGGGTACACTGCCACACCCCTGCAACTGACGCTTCTGGTCCTGTTAAAGCTGTTATGGATACAGTATTCTCAGACTTCCAGAATCATCGTCTCCCAGCTCCTGTACGTATCTCCCTCGCATGTTGTCTCAACATGTGTGGTGCTGTACACTGCTCCGACATCGGTATCGTAGGTATTCACCGTAAACCACCTATGATCGACCACGAGTGGACTGACCAGCTTTGTGAGATCCCTCTTGCAGTTGCTTCTTGTCCTACCGCTGCAGTTCGTCCTAGCAAGGTTGAACTCGAAGGTAAGAAAATCAACACCATCGCTATTAAGAATGAACGTTGCATGTACTGTGGTAACTGCTACACTATGTGTCCTGCTCTTCCTATCTCCGATGGTGAAGGTGACGGCGTTGTAATCATGGTTGGTGGTAAGGTTTCTAACCGTATCTCCCAGCCTAAATTCTCTAAAGTAGTTGTAGCATACATTCCTAACGAAACTCCTCGTTGGCCTACACTTACTGAGAAAATCAAACACATCATTGACATCTACGCTGACCACGCTATGAAATACGAGCGTCTTGGCGACTGGATTGAACGCATTGGTTGGGAAAAGTTCTTCGAACTCACCGGCCTCGAGTTCACCCAGCACCTCATTGATGACTTCCGTGACCACGCTTACTACACCTGGCGTCAGACTACCCAGTTCAAGTTCTAA